TAGATCTTAAATATCATAAGTGGTTACAAGAGGTCCATGGTGGTGGATAGCATACTCTCGCGCCGAGGTCCACGAGCGCACAGGTTGTGCTCCTGCGTTCAAGATCTGTGCTCAGACAAACCCACACGCGCAAGTGCCCCGACACAGATCAGCAGtccttttcaccacctcgtgaagtgtttagacaatTTAATCTTGCTTGAAATTAGTGTAATGTAGACTATCAGAAAGTGTAAGACATCCGTTGGACTCCTTTGCACGCATTTTTTGCAAACAGTCCTTCCGCGCTCCCCCAAGCATCATTTGCCACTCCGAGCTCAGTTTGAGAACTGCGCTGGAGCTGATGTCACTGTCAAGTCAGTGTCTGATTGGCCAAACCCCGTTTTTCGCTTGCGAAATCCGCCGTCAAAACAGACAGATTTGTTATTTTTTCTCTGCTGTGGATTTTCGCTTTTAGGTGTGCACAGAGTAATTAGAATACATTCGTTTGTTAATTTTGCGAATTTCGCTGCGAATATCCGCACGGAAATTCCGCTCGGTGTGGACAGCCCTTTACTTGGGGCAGGCTGAAAGGCAGAGAGTAGAGTAACCTCATTGTTATTCCCGGAGGTAAATTAAGGAAGATTGTGTTACTGGAGCAGTGCATGGTCCAACCAGAAAAACAAAAGCAGAAGACACATCAAAAGCAGATGTTGgacttttttatttattgattgagaGACTCAACAATGAACCGTTACAGTGATTGAAGATCTAGTGCATACTATGGTAACATTACTCCAAGGGTTTCAACATGGACCCGACCCCATTTGTAAGTAACAGATGTAATGCCAGGGTATATAAAGGTCCAAATGACACAAATATACTTTCAATCTCCCTTccatgctcgctcgctcgctcgctcgctcgctcactcactcactcactcactcacaccacccatccacacatacagtaaacgtTAAAACAAGCAACCCACCCACGCACAACGCACATCACGTTTATAcagtacacactcgcacactaaAAACCGCAAGGAGTGTTGCTccttcatcctcatcatcctcatcctcatcacagCCGGGAGTCTGGAGGTGTGGGGCTTCCTAAGTGCTGTGGCGTGGGCTGCCGGGGCTCCAGTCAAGCGGACAGGAAGGCCACGGCCatgtccctctcctccaccagctCGGCCGCGGTGGCGTCCAACTTGCCGCGAGAGAACTCGTTGATGGCCAGCCCGTCAGTGATCTTCCAGGTCTTGTCCTACGAGGAAAGCAATAGAGAGGCGGAGTTAAACGACGTCAGCCCCGTTGGTCAtagggcttgaaagtcccgcccccttAGTTCAGCATTCACGggaccttagctgaccatctaacagcatggtagcgagtaaatatcttctgattccagtcattatatgcgcggGGCTACAAATATGCCATTTAAGGAGCTAAATTTAGATTAtacatgcagaagtatcaatattttgttccgagggcgtctgcatgaaaaatgtggaaaaaaaacacacccttctaaatcgtttggtgtttggtacgaaaaattatacaaaaatatcagaaacaacaatGTGAAGCCTGTGGTAAAATTCAAAGGAGAtccaaatatcattttaataccgccattggattacatgctaaaatGTTACGCCAAAAGCGCTGTGAGGTCCCATTTGTATTATATACTgtgcacacttttttttttttaaagaaagctaCTGAAGATAAATTCATTGAATACACAATGCAATTATGCTTGGGCAGTAAAGCTGATTGTGATATACACAAtcaaggaggatggaggagagcgctGTTCATTTACTCCATGCACCCCGCACTGTTGGGAATCAGACCCGCAACCCTTAGGTTGCCAGTGAAATGTGTTAAAATGGTGGTCGGTAATTATAACAAAATAagataaatatataaaatacatatattaaaaaaaaaaaaaaaaaaaaaacttttggaaATCCTGGGTGaagaatggaaagaaaaaaaataaataaaaacttacTACACATTTTctccagccaattcaatgaaccaTACAATTACCACACCCCTGAGCctggttgatgaggtaattagtgagagcATGGGCAGAAAAGACATCTAAACAGGATTTTACTAGATTCAGATTTCCACCTCTGGAAAAAAAGAACCCCATTTGAAACCAACACATTTACAGTTGAAATTGTGAAAAACATTGATGTGAAGTGCTTAAAATAACACAGAGTCTTACCTTGATTGTAACAGGGAATGAGTAGATAAGGTCGTCAGGGACATTGTAGGAGTTCCCAGTGGAGTAAACGCCCATAGAGATAAACTCACCCTGAaaatagaattgacctagaattAATCTCTATGGTCTGCATCAAGGTCTCTTGGTGGTGGCAGTGACATAACATTTGGGACTGGATTGGGCTTGCATCAGGGGACAAAGGAGGACAAAGTATGTGAAGCGAGGAGCTTGATAACATACAAAACATACAACTTAATTCAGCATACTGTATTAACAATGAGCATTGGTGATATTTTTTCTTGTATCAAAGCAACACAATCTctacattttttttcattacttTATAAATTTGAACTGAATTAATTTCCTTAAAATTCAAGTAAGGGATTAAAACATCTGAAAAGGGTATGACAAAGATCGTACAGAACCCCATCAGTTCTATCAGCTGTCTCTGGTGAGGTGACAAAAGTTGAGCAGTGCATTACAAATGGCACAACGCGATACAAATTTGATGTTTGTAGGAGCGGGGGGATGTAATTAAGTACTGACGTCGGAAGGAGTGCCTGCCCAGATGTCCCTCATGTGGTCGCAGATGGCCTTGGCTGCAGACATGGCGCTGGACAGCTTCCTAGCCTTGATGACTGCAGCTCCACGCTGCTGCACTGTCTGCAAGAAAGAGGAAGGGATCCAAACAAAAAAATTCAGACTTCAAGACTTTTATTGTTGTCAATTTATTGTTGACTTTTATCCACAAATACCACAACCACTTACAGGCCTGCCAACGGGGGGTGGGGATGACGCACACAATTGCATatcttgtcccgggccaaggaatGAGGGGGGCCCCATTCAGAGATTTTAGTCCCGggactggccaaagctgtcagtggccctgaccatTTACCCCAACGTTTGTAGTGCTCCCACAACTTTTTCTACCAGCTAGTTCTGGTTAGGCACGAGTAAGAGCTACCAAAACAGTTATGGCGCCACCCTTGTAACAGTGGATGGATAGAATGGCCTATACAACAAAACTAGCTGGTAAAAAGAAGGCCAACAAAGGTTGCAAATAAGAGTGAAAAATGGAAACATCTGAGGACGCGTCATACCTAACAACAGTTGCATTTTAGAAAACAGTCTCAACGGCTACAGACTTCACTTGTGAATGGTTTCCTTTTTGCTCGGGGCAGTGGCTACTACAGTGCTTTAATGTTTCCCTTGCGATAACAGTTGCTGAACAGCAGTTCATTTCAATGGTAACAGCTGTAGAAGACTAGGCCATTATCTGCAGAGACAAAGACATCCATTTGCTTGGTGTAAGGCTGGGGCAACACTAGACGTGTGGAGTTACATCATGTGTACATTAGACAGGTTATTTTGTTTTAGAATGTTCACTGTGTGTGGTGTCTGGCTGTTCCAATCCGTTGATTACAATAGAGGCTACTTTGTGAAGGCAAAGTCAAGTCTTTGATTTAACACATCTCACGTAGCCCCTTCAACTTCAGCCATGTCACAAGAGATGTCtatttaaaggaaaaataaaaacaacttcTGGACACAATAGCCAGACTTACTGAAATGAAGTCTCCCTTGAGCCAGGCATCGTCCTTCACCACGTCGAAGGCCGGCTCGTCTTTGCCCTTGATGTTGACCTTGCAGTGGTGGACATCGGGGTACTGGGTGGACGAGTGGTTGCCCCAGATGATCATGTTCTTCACGCTGTCTGCTGGAACGCCACAGCGCATCGCCACCTGAGGACATCGCATGTCAGTAAAGTCACTTAAGTGTTAAGTATATCTCAAGTTAAGTTAAGTCACAGTACACAAGAACAATACAACTGGAGAAGAAAACCTGGCCCGAAGTGGAAGTGACccacaggtgtgtgcatgtgatatACGTAAGTGATTCCATTCTCATATTCCGCATTATTCTACAAACCAAAAATTGGTAACAATTGACCTACCAGTGAATGAACTTATGAATGAAAAATCACTGTAATACCTAATCCATACCCAAGGGGCACAGGTAATAACAGTACAATATTTCAAAGGAAAGTAAGAAAGATAGATGTCTGATAGCAGCGTACCTGGGAGCGAGCCCTGTTATGGTCCAGACGGGTCAGACAGGAGAAGTTCTCTTTGGGGATGGAAGGGGCAGACTTGGCAGCAATCAGGCAGTTGGTGTTAGCCGGGTTGCCGACAACAAGAACCTAAGCACATAAAAATGGATGACCTCTGTTAGAAATTTAATTCAGCTGAGCATGGCAGAAGAACACATATAAAAGAACGTGCAAGAGGATATACAGTAGTGTGTTGTCTGTCACATCATATGACTTTCTGCATGACACCTGAGACAAAAGTTCCAGAGGCGAGAGGCAGATAAAAGAGGAGTATTCAGAAAGTCAGATTGTGCTGTGACCAGCTAGTGTTGCAGAGGACCTCTTGCAGACCAAAATGCATACCCAAACGTATTATTtgaaattgacattttaaatTCTGTTGACATTTTAAAAACAATACCAAAAAACCGGGTCGTTGTCCTTTGAATACCAGGAAGTGTTGCAGAACAACCGCTCCAGATTGAAACTGAACATTCAAAATAGCATTATCTGTGGACATTCTAAAACTACATCAACAGTGCTATGCTGCCGGGGGGCTCTATGCTTTGACTGTCCTCTTAGCGTACGTACTTGTCGAGGGCTGTACCCTAGAACTTTTAAGTAACAGCTcttgaagagcttcattgcaaaattaagc
The window above is part of the Engraulis encrasicolus isolate BLACKSEA-1 unplaced genomic scaffold, IST_EnEncr_1.0 scaffold_25_np1212, whole genome shotgun sequence genome. Proteins encoded here:
- the mdh1ab gene encoding malate dehydrogenase 1Ab, NAD (soluble), which produces MSDAIKVLVTGAAGQIAYSLLYSIAKGDVFGKDQPIILVLLDIPPMMPVLEGVVMELQDCALPILKEVIPTDKEEVAFKDLDVAILVGSMPRREGMERKDLLKANVAIFKSQGSALDKYAKKTVKVLVVGNPANTNCLIAAKSAPSIPKENFSCLTRLDHNRARSQVAMRCGVPADSVKNMIIWGNHSSTQYPDVHHCKVNIKGKDEPAFDVVKDDAWLKGDFISTVQQRGAAVIKARKLSSAMSAAKAICDHMRDIWAGTPSDGEFISMGVYSTGNSYNVPDDLIYSFPVTIKDKTWKITDGLAINEFSRGKLDATAAELVEERDMAVAFLSA